gtcACTTTAATCAGAAAAATAGTCACAAGGGAGGAAATCCTGGGCTCAGTGAAGTTagtgataaaactcccattgacatctgttgggtcaggatttcacccactcaGTTCAGTGAAAATTACTTATATGAGTGACTTCACTACTTGAACATGTAAATCTCTGCAGGAATGAGTCCAGAGTCATTCGCTTTTCTCCCTAAGCTTAAGAGAGATCAATGATTGAAATGTTCAGCTCATCTGAAATAGACTAAAAAAATCAATGAGTTATTGAGGAGCTTCATTGTGCTGAGGAGCAAAACAGCCTCTTTGCAGTTTGGtgaatataacaaatggaaaaaattagGGTGTCTTTTCAGGTTCCTAATCTCTAACTTCTCTTCTCCATCACTTCTTGCTGACCTCCCTCAGATGCAGATTCCTTCGGTTACAAAACCTTTGTCATCAAAGTGGGTCTGAACTCCAAGTCCAAGAACAGCTGGCCAAAATCTTTGGAATCCTTGCCCTTGATAGGAGTGGCTTCATTGAGGAAGATGAGCTGAAGTAAGTGGAACAAAACACTACAAACAAGTTTGGCCTTCACAATCACAAAATGCACTGCAGCATGGTATTAGAAATAGACTTATTCTGATCTGTATTTTTGAAACCTAGGCTGCAATTACTCACTTTTTTCTATTTGTGTTTGGGCTGAAAAccacaagaaaaatatttaagaaaaaacacttgGGTTCCTGGTTTATTTTATTGTCTAGTGTCCACTGCAAGAAGAGAACAATAGGAAGTCCAAAAAGGGTGGAGCACAAGGACAAGTCAGTTACATAgttctgaaaatatttattttgtatgagGATAACTAACAGgcttttaaaagaatgaaaaacagcaGTTCTGCTGGAGTTTGGCTTTTGTGCTCTAAATTCTAATGCTACTGACTTCTTAAATCCCTAATCTTAAAGAAGCTAATCATATGAAtctcattttgaaataaaagttaGGATGGCTAAATTGTTACTGGTCATATCATCAGTCTAAATTTCCAGGGATGATATCCTgaccccctgaagtcaatgggaattttgccattgaattcaatggagccaggatttcagctAAGGACTTTTCATACTTGGATGCAAATAGCCTCTTCCTCCCCTAAAACACATTTGTAATTAAGTTTCACTTCTTCTTTTTATCATTGCATGGTAAACTTCTCAGGCAAACATGTAAAATTCTGTTCCAACTGAATTCAAcaggaattttgctattgacttcaataggaacaggTTTTTACGCATGGTGTTTTCCTCTCTGTTTTGTATAATACTGAGCACAGGAATAGAGGTCTACAACGATAACACATATTAAGTCCGTTCTGCTTTGGGCATATATCTCACTGATTTGTCCTCTCATCTTTGACAGGCTCTTCCTGCAGAATTTCTCCACAAGTATCAGAACTTTGACTGATGCTGATGACTGACTTTCCTTGCAGTTGAACTCTGGTCTGCTGTGGACCATGCTAGGTCCAAGCACCAGAACTGAAAGCAGAGAGACTTTCCTTCCTGTGCTTTCAAAACTCCTTTTGCTGAGCCCATGCAGCCGCTGCATTCAAATGCAGAGAGGTGAACCTGGAGGTAGAGAAGACTTGGACAAAGTGTCTTGGGGCGAGGGGGCTGAACCTGGAGGCTAGCAGGAAGGAGAAGGAAACTGGGACTGAGAGTTGAGGTGGAGGGGAGACTGACACGGGGAGCCAGATTGGGGCAGACAaactggctgggcaagaagactgggactgggaaccaGGCAGGGGGAATGGTAGGGACTGGAAAGAAAGAGAGATACCATTGTAGTTGTTTTTCCTTATGACAGGCACTCAGATGCTAGGGTGATGGGGATCATACATAAACCCTGATGGATAGCTAATTCAAACATAATCAATCTTTTGCTGACTTTGTGTTTAGTATTTATTTGgaatcacttttttcttttactgtacCCACTGACCATATGGATCATTACATTTCAGCATGATGGTTACTCCTATATACATCTTTTCACTTCAAAAAGTcatttgatcctgcaaacacttatgcacgtgCTTTACTTTACCACTGTGAGGAGTCCCATCATGGTAACAAAGTTgtctacttatgctaaacaatcagttccaccttgtattgagctgtgacactctgagtacctttcccagacccagaccttttgtgtagctcaaaaacttgtctctttcaccagcagaagttgatccaataaaatattttacctcacccaccttgccttgGCAACAAAGTTAGACATGTGCAGAAGTGTTTGCGAAATCAGGGCTTTAATATCAAAAATATGTTGCTGCTAAAGAGGGCATTGGAGCAGGACAAGAGATTATCATCATACATTCTGCAGAAAGAGGGAAATGATTAGAAATAATAGAATGTTAGAAGATCATCATCATTAATGAATCAAGCAATCTGACTGGCTAATGTATAAGGTATTAAATGGGTGATCCAATGcccataaaagtcaatgggattccttccattgacttcaatggacactGGATCAGACTCTAATATTTTAGAATTTTCCTGTACATTGAAACAGCATCTTTTGTCACACAAACTTATGTGCATTATTCCTTTGCACCTCAGGAGAGTAATATAACTGAAGTGTTGGTATCTCCTAAGGATCAAAGGCTACAGGCAAATCATGGGGCCAACAGCTCTTTCTATGCAATCATTAATCTCCAGGATATGCCCTATAACTCAGTCATTATTATAATTTATGCTTCCAGTACCCAGCAGTTATTCTCTGAAGATCTCACAGAGCTTTACCAATATTCGAACACCTCACAATGCTCCTGTATTACCATCCCCATTCTACAGCCAGGGTAACTAAGGCACAGACACATGAAGTAACTTGTAAAAGGACCACACAGTGAGACAGTAACAGAACTCGGAGTAGAACCAGAACTTCtgacttccagtcctgtgctATCACTTCTAGGCAGCCTGTTCCATTGCTTAACTATTTACATTTATTTCCACACAGATTATCCTGCTAGCAATATAAAAATCTGAGCCAGTTTCACCACTTACCATTCCATTAAGAACTGTGAAAATTGTATGATGACAGGTCCAATATCAGCTTTAGTGATCATTCCAGAAAGTTAAGAAGAGCAAAGAAGAGCTATAGAGCAGTTTTCAGACCTTTCCTTCTtttaaccaggtttcagagtagcagccgtgttagtctgtattcgcacaaagaaaaggagtacttgtggcaccttagagactaaccaatttatttgaacataagctttcgtgagctacagctcacttcatcttttatgcatccgatgacgtgagctgtagctcacaaaagcttatgctcaaataaattggttagtctctaaggtgccacaagtactccttttcttcttttaaccATATTGCTGAGCAGTTAGTGGAGAAaatgtttgatttgttttttacaAAGATGATCTTGCTGTCTCTCTTTGTTCTGAGAGCTGCCAATTGCTGCATCTGAAATAAGCCCCATAGGCCCCACACCTGAAAGGAATTCTGCATGAGCAGGCTCCTACATACGCAAAGAGCCCCATTAAAGTTAAGGGGCTCTGCATGGGTGCTGGGGTCTATGCGGGCAGAACAACTTGTGGTATTGGGGCCATagaccctgattcagaaaagcacttaaaacGTGTAAATGTATCCctattcagcatgtgcttaactttaatttcACTGGCACTTCAgcgcatgcttaaagttaagcaagtgcttaagtactttgctgaattggagccataACTGAGCACTATTTTGCTCCACTGTTATTACGAGACCACATCTGTTAGCCAAGTGATTTTTGTCAGCTCTCTGGGTGATTACTTATGACATTGGTCACTATATAAATATAGGGTATTTTTTTACATTATACATCATTTAGGATCTGAGCCTGGTCTCATTGCAGACAACAGGATTTTTTGCCagttatttcagtgggagcaggactggttAGTTAATAAGGAAATAGCTGGAACTACTGCAGTGGCATTTCTTTTATTTACCACTGTTCTTTATATTGTTGGTCATTGTGAGATGGAACTATTTGGAGAAGAGAAATGGGTCCCCTGCAGAAGTAACTAGAAACAATATACCGTAGCTCTCTCCATATCTGTTACATATACTAAAAAGCAGCGTCCAGGCTCTTAAACATCTTCTAACCTTTAGGGCAAAGTTACTGTTGAAATACAGGAAAATGTGAATAATGCAGGAATGCAAAGAGCATACTACCTGATTGTGCAGCTGACAGCAACCAGAAATATCTTAAACCATCATGTGTAGTGTCAGGGTTATAATATAGCATACTTGGTCATGATGACACTAGACAATTTGTTTAATGATAATCATACAGCATATCAAATGTTAGCAGAGACGGCATCTTGAATTGCTTccgctttttaaatgaaaaagcacTCTGGACtaaaatatttggaaataatTCTGCTGAAGTTCATGAAAGTATTTATTCTGCTATTATATTTTATTCAACAAATTCTTCTTTACTAGGAATGGAAAAGTACAGAACCCTCATTCTTACCACAGGACAGTAGGGGAGAAATAAACTTCATTCTTTAGACATTTCAACTCTTCAGAATATATCCTCCATTTGTCAGACACCCTGAACTCCCACCCAAAACTTTGGCTGATATCCTGACCACATCGTAGTCAAaagaagttttgctattgatacCTGTAGGAGTAAGATTTCATGTTTGATTTTTCAGTGCATTGTCATAGTGGTCatagcagaaaaaaaatctaacataAAATAGTTTATTCCCCAAACGTCTCTGTTCTATTTCCTTGAGGGTCCATACCAAGTACCAAATCCCACCTGATGTAAAGGCTTTTGGAAACTACCTCAATGGGACTAAGTATTTATTTCCTTATAATGGAAACGGATGCCCTGGGAGAGCACTAGAAGTGACATATTATTACTTGGTTCACTGTAGGGCATGATTCTCATTTACTCTATGGACCCTTCACACTATAAGTTACAGTTACATCCACTATTAGTTACATTGCCAGAGTTGTGTATAaggctttagtgtaaatgaggaCCAGGCCCTAAGGACTGTTGAGCTTCTAACGCCTCGTGACAAAAGGGAGAGCCTCTTATTGAGGATGATGATACCCCAGCACCACCTCTGACATGAGTGGAGTTTGAAGATGGAGTTGTATGGATTTTAGAACGGCTGTTAGAGCATCCATTTACACTATTGTAGTCAGTCTCAGATTAACACTTCTCTAGTCTCACCTGAGACTGCTGTTGAAGCTTCTCTTGTATCTGCTGGTGTTAATGTCCTAGTTGGCTGTCACTTGCTAATTAATTCTATGTAGCTTATAACAAACAGAAGACAAAGAGTAAAGGAACAGCCTGAAGAGTGTCAGTGTTTTAGTGTAATGCAATTTCCCCTATGCTTATGGAAGAAGTTAGTGGAATTAGATTAGGAAATAGCTCTGTAAATCTTTTATCTACATATGCTTTAATACTTTTATTTAGACTATACTGCAAGCAGATTCATTTCATGGTTAGAACTTCACAATATGAATTGCTTTGTATTTGTCTGAATTGCACTTTTCAATTTAATTCTGAAATTTTGAAGCCAAAAAAGCAGTTTCTTCCCAAAAGCACTGTGTTTAAATCGGTGCAGACAGTAAAACAAATGTGGAGGGAAAGTTATGTACCGGGTAACTCTCCAGAAAGACAAGCCAATGGGGGGTTTGAAATATACCTATTAAGCAAAAGGAAACAACTAACATTTCTTTAATTGTTTTCTGGACTTAATAAGAAAACTGgccaagcacttctgaaaacagaATTCACTGCTCTAGGGCCAGCTCCTTAGCTAATGTAAATCGCCGATTGCTCAGAGATGGTTTCATTATTTAAAGTGTCATATGTCCACTCTATACTTGTACGCTGACTTcacattatttttataaaatatctcCCTTTGTCCTTTTGGTTTAGTTCATTTTTATAAACACCTTACACTACTAAAATGTAAGCAGTTGGGTTAAGAGAAAGAGAGATCAGATAATCTGAAAACAACAACATATTTGGGTATTGTagagtaatttatttatttaaaatacctCTTTATATGATACACTCCTCCATGATGATTTCATTCTAACTGTAGTGGAGGGAAAGCAAATGAAGAGTgtcattaataaataaataaataccagtAACTCTAGATTTTCACCTGTATCACTATACAGTGACATCAACTTCATTCTGAAATTCAGCTCTTTTAGGCTTTTGTAACCCATCTTTCAGACAGGATTAGCATCACATTTGGTCTCGGTGTTGAATTTCAAACATTACAGAACCCCATCTTTAACTGTTGCAGTCACTCTGTGTTAGCCATTGCCCTACTTTTATTTTATATCTTTTACTGTGCTGTACAACTCATTTCAATTACTTTACTGCTTATGAATATTTTGCTTGGGGTGAAtggtttttaaatgttgtgtTCTCTAAGTGACAGAGTTTATGAGACAGTCAGGCACAGTCCTTTGAATTTTTGGTCCTTAGATGTGGAGTTGAACATGGATGTTATACAAGCAAATGTCTGTGTGGTGGTCTCCCTAAGAAATTTAATCCACTAGTGTAGTGTTTTTGCTAACTGCAACATTAAAATAGATTTGGTTGATTTTTTACACTACATACATGACATAATTCAATGtaaaggtggggaggggagaatgttTGATTTGGTAGCTGGCAGAACACCAGAAGTCTTCCAGATCTTGTCAGGTCTTCCATAATAGCCTTGGTCATGATGTTGTCTTCAATACAATTTATATTTCCTTTTCCTTGAAAATTAGTATCCACAGGCAAATCAAATGCTTAAGAATAAAAGAGTTCAGCAAGCAGCATATAAGGAATCCAAGTGGAAACAAAGGAAGCCCACAATAAAGTCCCAAGGTCAaatcatggccccactgaagtcaatggcaacaccTTAGCAGATTAAAAAATACAGTGTAAGTTCTAGCAAGAAAATGCTTGGATGCTGAAATAGATCCAAACAATATTTCAGAAGCAACCCACTAGTACATGAAAAGAAGGAAGCTCAGCAAGGAAGTTATAATGTGAAACTTCACATGATCTTGAAAAGACATAAGAGGACCTAAAATGGAAGATACAGAAGAGGATGCAAAACCCACCTGAAAGGGAAAGGGACAATTTATGAGAAAAACCTGCAGAAAATACATAGTACATCAGTCCCAGCTTCCTTTGACAGATGGACtataacaaattttaaaatggaagacTAACATGAGTATGAAATACTGAGCTAAAAGGATGGATAGACAGACCATAAAACGCCATGGGACAAGATCTTCAAATGGtgaaaatcagcataactccattaaaataatttcatatacattgatttgcaccagctgaggatctggcccatgtttCAAAGTGTGAGCCATGATTACTACGAATAGCTTTCCGGTTGAccagagacaggaaaagagcctgcTGACTGCGTTCAGTATTTGGTATAGTTCATATGAGACCCTTTTTATGGAGATGAATCCTGAAGTCTATATTCAGTTTTACTTAGTCCTTATTGAGGTAATATTCTCACTGACCTCAAGGGGAATTTTCACTGAATATGGATTGACTAAAGGTTTCAGGATTTAGCCTACAGTGCAATTGTTCATATTCTAGCCATGGTGTATAGAATTGACCCTGTTTATGCAAACAATACAATTAGTCCCTATACAACAATATTTGAGTAgatactttgggccagatcctcaactggtggaAATGGGACTTAGGTCATTTCATATCAACTGCCCCTATTCAAGCTGATAGATCTTATTTTGTTACTAATTGTGCAAAATTAAAGAGGCATTTAAAGCAAGTGTCTAATTATTAGTGATTTTAAGACTTCTTACAAAATGTATGGCAATAAAGAAAGGAAATGACTATTAAAGTATTATTACTTTTTTATATTGGTAACACTTTATATTTCTTGATTCCAAATTCAGGTACAcaaaaattataattaattatatacGTCTAGGTTTGATTCTCATCTCATACTGGTGTAACTTCATGAATGTCAGTGGATTTACTAGTGATCTACATAGTATTAGTCAGAGGAGTATCAGGCCAGAGTAATTGCACCATAATTTTTGTGTACCTGAATTTGGAATCAAGAAATATAAAGTGTTACCAATATAAAAAAGTAATAATACTTTAATAGTCATTTCCTTTCTAATGTATGACTTCTGTCTCCTGTGAAATATATTCTCTGCTCAGCATGTTAAGCAATTCCTACCAATACTAACAAGAGTAATGCATGCACTTAAAGAGGATAATATATGCATAAATTAATTATTGTACTAAAACCTGACAAATCTGTAAGTACAAACTAACACTTCAAGTGCTTTTACTGTGGTCTTCATCCTGTAACCCTTGCTCACATGAATAATCCTTAACCACATGAGCAGAATCTTGCTTGAGAAGTGTAACCTGAACTCTGCAGTTCCAGGTTTTCTAACATTTGAGAGATTTCTTTTCAACTCTAATGTTCTTGAAAGTTAATAATGGACTCAAACCACTGCTATGTGCCTGCAATTCTAATTTCACTTTAAGGAAATTCCTTGTGTTGTTTTTTGTATAGGTCTATAGGCACACTAAGATCCAATCTGTCATTTGTAAAATACATCTGTTATCTATTCCATGTATTTAAAATGATTTACATATGGATTATTTAGATATCCATTTCTTCCTTGCAAGACAGGATGGCCTAACAAAACTAACCTGTTTACTTTTACCCTAGTTTAGCTGGCTTttgctgtcagggatggttttgGTCTCCCCGCTGTCCCTTTCCAAGGATAGTACTGTAATTCGGAAATGGCTCGGACATGTGAAAATCCAGCTTGCTGTAGAAAGATCATCCCAAAGGACGTCTTCCTTTCCCCTATACTAGTGAAAAGTTCTCTTTGTCAGACTGACACATCACTTCAGATCTTTCATCTCTCACTTCCTCTGAGCCTCCCCAGAGTCAACAGACTTAGGGAAACCAAactggcttttcttttttaaggatCTGACAGTTGGAGTCACCTTCCAGCGGGTGACCTTAAAATCTGGATGCTATTTGGAAACCCCAAGTCCCTGGAGTTTATAGACTATGTCTTGATAGCAGAGTTGAAAATTTAATTAAGCACATATGtggatttattaaaaatttgCTGCTTTTGTTTGTATTCTCTTACaatataaatagaaaaaaaggtTATTTAGTTAGGCAGGAAATTGGAGCTCGGTCTCAAATCGAGCATTTGATCCATGACAAGGTAACCTAAGTAGTGGTTATTGTCACCTTTTGAATCCTATATAAGACAGGCTGGCAAGCCAGACAACACTACTGTTTTGTCTCATATCTCTTCAGCTATTTTTTCTTCACCTACTTGGGAAAAACAAAAAGGTGAGCAGCCAGCTAGAGATTAAAGAGCAGATCTCTGCAAGAGTGAGCCAGTAGCAAGTGGCAGCTCATGGTGTAAGATGTCCAGTTTTATCTCTGGAGGTTATATAAAGATGGAGCTTATGTAGATAAGtactggtttttgttttattttttaggcttgctggtggaggaaaaaaacttcTTTTGATTCCTTTTTCTTCTGCCGCCCTATTATTGTGTATTGCTAAATACCACACATTCCAACAAACTAGTGGTTAGGTTACTTTGACTATTACATGGAGAGTTTCAATCTGTCTGACCTGCCTCAATATTGAGTCGGTAACAGATAAAAATGTGTCGCCAACTTAAAATGATGTTCATGCAAGCAAACTGATTAAAATAGGGGtataaaaaatgttaagtaacagtagcttcaatgacaggtttcagaggaacagccgtgttagtctgtattcgcaaaaagaaaaggtgtacttgtggcaccttagagactaaccagctTCAATGTTTACTAATTAGTGTCTCTTCCCTTAAAATACTCCTGttacaatatttaatttaaaaatggtctGTTATAAAACTCTAAACAAACAAGCTTACTGGGGGGACGTATTTActtgtgtatgtgtttgcaaTTCACTTGTACTCGTctacaatacatttttttttttttgatgaccAGGTTTAAGATGAGCATCACTGACCTCCTCAGCCCTTCTGCTATTGCTGCTGCCCTGAGGGACTGCCAAGGTAAGAAAATATATAGGTAAACATAAACCTGTTATTCAGTAAAGTATGTAACAAATTTAATTCAGTCTTCAAGGAATATTGAAGACATGTTTCCAGAGAGTTCACGATGAAAAAgagattgtttttgttgttgtcttaGTGGCTGGCTGAGTTAATTTGTTACTGCTCAGGTGGTGGGCTGAGTTTATATGTTATCCACACATGATTTTTTTAACGTTTCCTGATGCTCATTTATTATGTTGTAAGATTAAGTAAATTGTCAGGGCACCTAGAGCTTCTTGTATTGGCAGCCCCCCCCCTTTTAACTACTGTTTACATCTaaaacaataaaattaaaatatcaaagTAACATGATCAGACTGTTCAGGATCTGAAGCTAATACAAGGAGTGCTAATGGAAGTGACCTGGGTTATCCTGGCTTTTATTGTTTATCTCCAGCCCCTGATTCCTTCAGCCACAAAAAATTCTTTCAGCTCAGCGGAATGTCCAAAAAGAGCAGCAGTCAGATCAAGGATATCTTCCGGCTCTTAGACAATGATCAAAGCGGCTTTATTGAGGAAGATGAACTCAAGTAAgagttttctttgtttctttgacTAGTAAGAGACTTTCACAGAGGTGAGCATTACTTTGTGTCCTAAACCATCCTCTGCTGAAGTTGAAGGCGGTTCATACTGAATATAAGTATGGTAAATCCTTGTACTGATTTTGAATGATGTCCTATGGGAATCTTTAGAGAGAAAACAATAAGGTCTAAAAACTAGCAAAATGGAGAGAGAAGGTACAGAAAAATGTCATTCCCCAGGGCTGCGCTTTGGCAAAGTGTACAATCAAACATGCCCAGACTGCACTTATCAAGCAGGAATGTATTAAATGAAGCTTCAAATTCCAAAACAATACAAGCTCTTTTTGGATGACTTGGCAACAAGGTGTAGATAATCTGTTTATAGAAACTGATTGGCTTGATAATGCACTTGGCATAAAAAGAATCGTCTTCCATGATAATCACACCCAAAGGATATTTTCCTCTAGGTATTTCCTCCAGCGGTTTGAGTGCGGAGCCAGAGTATTAACTACTTCAGAAACCAAGACTTTTTTGGCAGCTGCAGATCATGATGGGGATGGCAAAATTGGGGTTGAAGGTATGAAGTTATTTACATATTGAATAATGTGCAGGAGAATGTGTGATTATGGtgcctcattcttctctcacttacactggttttatATCAGggtcactccactgacttctgtggagtcACGTGTGATTTATAACCTGTGTTATAATATAAAGGGGAGAATGAGGGCATGATGTTGGAGACCCATCTTTGAAATCTCTTCTGCAGAAGCAGGCTGAAAAGATCAGATCATACATCCTATGGAACCTAATAATTACTGCTCACTCAAAACTCCTgtttacttcaatgggaattcTATGTTCAGAACAGTGGGATGATTCTCTTCCCACTTAAACTGGTGTGAATCAGGAATGACAACATTagtggacaggtttcagagtggtagccgtgttagtctgtatcagcaaaaacaacaaggagtccttgtggcaccttagagactacactGACATTAATGTAAAACCCGAGAGGAAGACTCAGACAATGGCAGGATCACCACAGTATCACATACAAGTGGGCTCATTTACACTAGCATACACCAGCAAT
The Lepidochelys kempii isolate rLepKem1 chromosome 10, rLepKem1.hap2, whole genome shotgun sequence DNA segment above includes these coding regions:
- the LOC140917865 gene encoding LOW QUALITY PROTEIN: parvalbumin, thymic CPV3-like (The sequence of the model RefSeq protein was modified relative to this genomic sequence to represent the inferred CDS: inserted 1 base in 1 codon), which codes for MVCYKTLNKQAYWGDVFTCVCVCNSLVLVYNTFFFFXMTRFKMSITDLLSPSAIAAALRDCQAPDSFSHKKFFQLSGMSKKSSSQIKDIFRLLDNDQSGFIEEDELKYFLQRFECGARVLTTSETKTFLAAADHDGDGKIGVEEFQEMVLS